A stretch of DNA from Globicephala melas chromosome 4, mGloMel1.2, whole genome shotgun sequence:
TTGCTGGTTTCTTACAGGGTGTAGCTAAATGGAATAGGTGACCCAACTGCAAATAATCTATTAGAATACGAGGACTTCTCGACTTTGACTGATGTCTATACTCccagatttttcttccttaaaaataacGCTTTGACTTGATCCttgtattttaaacaattttctaAATTCTACCATTATTTGAGTAGGGTACCCACTATTGAAATACACTTCTAGCCCCAAGATGGAGCTGCACCTGCCTGGGGTGCCACGTCAGCAAGTCAAACTTTAGAGTTCCTGTAAACGCTCCCCTTGACCAGTAATGCAGCATATCAGTCAGCCAATCCCCAACAGCAAAGCCAACTCTGGGCTCTACTTATTTCCTTGTTCCTTGATCTTTCTAAATAAGGTCGTATATGCAACCCCAGCCAATCATGCCCTGTGTCCACGTTGCTGCTTCTACGCGCTATGAAACTCACTCTGGCCCAAAGTGGCTCAGAAAGAGTGTTCCTTCCACTGCTTGTGAGAGAGACCCTGTACTTCCCCAGTCCATGGACTGCTTTCCCTTGAGTAAAGGACATCAAACTCATTACcaaattgttttagttttgttattTGACACCACCTTCTTAAAAACTCTGATTATTCCCCTCAGCCTATGGGCACTGCAAGTCATGCAAAGAACACTTTCAAAGGACACAGATATTTGCTCTCTCAAaaacacatttactgagcactttctcTGTGTTGAGTATGACACTGGGCAATATAAGTTGATTCCAAGTTGAGTCACTGTACCCACCAGCTCCCTATCCATCTTAGATAACTCTATCTTCCTCATTTGTAATTTCTTCAAGTTCTTCATTGACCTCGGCGCTCTAACACAGATTACACAGCCTGTGTGTGAGAAAGCTCCCAGAGCGAACACAGCACTGTGTGATGGAAGGACTGTGGGCTGCAAACCTGGCGTCTCATCAAGCGGTTGTACAAGCTGGGCCAGTTAGTACTTTATCAGGGCCTTAGTtttcatttgggttgtttgcttttcaacctgtaaaatggagattatatCTAAAACCAACCAgcttcataaaatattaaattcgGGATCAAAATGTGAAAAACTGTATGATACAATTATGGCAGTAGCTTTGTAAAAACTGTATCTTGTCTGTGGACAAGAACAtgaagatcttttttaaaaaaatttatttatttttggctgagttgggtcttcgttgccgtgcgcaggcttctcattgcggtggcttctcttgttgcggagcacgggctctaggcacgcgggcttcagtagttgtggctcgtgggctctagagcgcaggctaagtagttgtggcgcacgggcttagttgctccgtggcctgtgggatcttcctggcccagggctcgaacccctgtcccctgcactggcaggtggattcttaaccactgcgccaccagggaagcccacgaagatcgtttttaaaaatgaaaagaatgtgtgaATGTGGTAGGATAATCAgggttttattctcttttttctctccctaaattttttttttaactctttggttagaatattcttttgattttttttccccctaaccaTAGGGTGGAATGGTTAAGCAAATAGTGTTATGCACAAATGATGGCATATTTATGTGGTCATTACAAAGTTTGTATAATAGTTTTAATAACATGGAAAAATGTTTAAGGTATAAAGTTtgtacaaataccatatgacttcAACTATATCAAAATATAACGCACACTAAAAAAGACTGCAAATAAGGTGCTACATCTCTGAGTGGTGGGATAATAGGCAGTGTCTTCCACTTCCTTCTATATTCCTTAAAGTTATTCCTTGGGCAAAGATTGATTTTGATTagggagaaaaacaataaacGTTATTTTGCAAAATACATTGTGGTGCAGAGAAAATTCCAAGATAGACAAACTCTCTTACCCAAATTGCATATCCCTTTTTCCAGCTGGTACCCCACTGGGCATCTGCAGGTGAAGGATCCCTGAGTATTGTTGCACATGgccaggggtgggcaggggtttGAGAGGCACTCATTCACATCTGCGGAGAAGGGAACACAAGGTCACAGTGAATCTGCGGCAGGCAGCACAATCATAATCCAGTACAAGGGGCACTTCTAAGGGCCAAATGGCACTGGGTGTGATGGGGCCTGGAAACGAGTAGGCACTACCCTTGTTCTCAAGGCGCTACCAGTCTACTGAGGGTGGGGGCAGCCTTGAGTACAACTAACTATAAATATAAGGCAGGATTTGAAAGTAAAGAGAAAGTAATGATTTTGATGGAAGGGAGAATTAAGGACTATTTCAAATAACATCTGGACTAAgactggaagaattttaatcagcAGATGTGGGTAGGGGGATTCTAGGCTGGGGCACCAGCACAGTGAAGGTCAGGAGCAGGAAAGTGTAGGGGTTTTCAGGGAGTGGTGGGTGGTCCAGCGTGGCAGGGATGTAGGGAGCCCGCATAAGGGAGCCAGGTCGTGGAGGCTCGTCAATGTTATTGTCCGACGTTGCTCTGCAGACAACACATAAGCATGCTAATTCTCAAGTAAGCAgggtatgaattttaaaatcttactcCCCTATGTTTTGGAGGAAAAGGGAGTTTACTGCCTATCTCAGTGTGATACTGTATTGTAGACCACTGCAGATGACTTTTCCTCTTACCCACGTTGCAGTCATCTCCTTGCCAGGAAGGTGAGCACACACACTGGTACCCACGGCTGGTGGGGTCCACGACGCATTTCCCATCATGAAGACAAGGGTTAGCGGCACAGCTGTTAACTGCAAGCACATTTCAGATATAATGCAGTTAATCACACAGGAAAGGTAAGGGCAGTGCTAGGTAAATATTTAATTCTCCCAGCTAATATTTGATTCTTGCTTATTTCTGTGTACTTGCCCTGAAAGGCCACACTGTGCAATAGAATGGGTTCCCGGAGGTGCAGAGGAGACGTATTGGGACTGGATGCTGACACTAGCTGTGTACATACACACGTGTTAGCCAGTTGGATCCCGAAATGCAGGAGCTGGTTCAAATCCAAATACTGCTTACAAGTCCCTCGGCTCGGGAATGATGATTACATTGCCTTGGGATACTTAACAAATCCTACTTGAATCAATGCCAATTTAAAACACACGTTAAGGAGAAAATGATGCCTGATCCACCATCCTCCCTGCTCCAAGTTTTCTCTCTTCTAAAGGTCTCGCACTGTAACTGGGCCTCCACATAACGTGCCATCCTTCAGAACAATGCCTGCAGGTGAACACTACGACACCCTCTCTTTACGCGGTGTGACCGTGAGCCTGTCTCATTCATCCAGGCCCTGGCGATGCACCAGCTCCACTGAATTCTTGGACTCCCAGCTCCCAGGTGCAGTGACCACACTCTCTGTTGGGGTCTGTATAACTGGCCTTGTCGTGCTACAGTTGTACGATAACTGCCTAGGAAAGGTTTCTGACGCACATTTAGAAAAGCCAAAACTCataagagagggagaaaaatcatCTCCAGGGAGAAAAGTCAGTGgtagaatgagaaagagaaggcAGAAGTCAAGAGTGCTTACTCCAGAATAACCCTGGAGACAAATGGGCTAAACCTGAAGGTGGTGTCCTGGCTCCTCATGGCTACTTCATATCTACCTAAGACCACCTGCATGAGCATAGCACCCGTATGTACAAACACTGCACCCATGGACTCTGTCACAAAGGACATAGCAGCAGCCAGTAACAATGTTCCTAATACTCACCGACAGTTATCACTGCAATGGCTATAACTGGCTTTAAGGGACACTTGCGAATTATGTCCTACCTGGTATTGGAATATATTTGGCATCTGGAAATGAAGCCTGTGAGTCCTGAAGCAGGGATCCCAAAGTCGCCAGAAGAAGGAGCCAGCTTCCATCTCCCAGCAAGGCTCGGACCACTGGCACGAAGGGGGCACCGATGCATCAGGGCTCTGCGGGGCTGCGTGGGGTCCACGGCCCTCCAGCCACGAGCCGGATGATGGCTGCCTGGTTGGAACTCTGCTTCTaactcccttcccttcttccctcctcccctcagttcCCATTTCACCCCTTCACCAACAGCAGGTTTCCTTTCCTGAGTCTGGACAAGCTAAATATCCAGCAAATTTTGACCCTGACATCAAAGGAGGTATCATCCTACTTCCTTCTACCTTTCCTTAAGTGATAAAGAATCATGTGGATGGCTTTATTTCCCCTGTCCCAGCAACTTCTACACGGATATAAAGATATATAACCTCAGGTGCAATGTCACACAGTCACTATGGGAAAGGTTAGTTCATCATCCTCTCACTGAACACATCTCTCCACCCACATTTATCCACTGACATCATAATCTTAGGGAGACAAAGGAGCCTGGGCTCCCCTGGATCAAGAGAAGTTTCCCCGGTGACTGGGGGGCTGGCTGACTAGCTCAGAAGCTCGTGGCTCTGATCTGGGAGCAGGCACCTGCTCACTCTGTGTCTCAGACAGGCCACCTAAAGCTTCTTGACTGCAGTTTTCCACCCTTCAATCCTGCTTCACTACCCCACTCTGGCTTTGCTAGAGTTAAAGCCATGCTTGAAAAGCTCTTCCAATTACGGGGCATTACAAGTTACGATGGCACTACTACTGATGTCACACATGGCCAACGGCATCCGCTCCTCTTTCTCCGGGAAGAATTCTGAAACTCAGGGGTGAGAAGACTGTCACCGTGACATTCCTTTCTGATTTAAGCGCTCCAACAGAAAGCATTTGAGATCACAAAGCAGACACTGTCCCATGGCGGATACCAGCCACCCCGAGCCCCGTGCAGCCTCAGTGTGCTTGTGCGATTGTGTCCTACCTGAGGCTGGAGATGACGGTGCTGTGGACGACTGCGTGCTGCTCTGAGCAGTGAGGGTGGTCGATGTAGATGTCAACACCTTAGCTGTAGAAACAGGTGTGCTTTGGGGGGAAGGAGATGTTCTGAGGAAATGTGAAGCCAGGCTGTGCTCTTCTGTAGGGGCAAGCCCCGTGGTCCATTCTTTTGCTGATGTGGGCGTACTGGTCAGGGCGATCGATCCGGTGGCAGCATCTCTATTCACTGGGTTCCTTTCTGTGGTGACAGCACCTTCTGTTGAGATGCGTACCACTAGAATTTCAGGACTGGTTGGCGGGAGCTGTTTTCCGGCCACTGTCTGTACTGTTGTAGGACCACCCGTCAGAGATGCTGTGCTTgatgggggttgggggctgggcaCACGGGGATGAGAGGTCTGGAGAGTGGTAGCTACCAAAGCTGGAGACGTCTGGGCTAAGCTGGTGCTGGTGGCTGGAAGGGTTTGCTCAGTGGAGGACTCCGTTAAGGCCAGGGGCGAAGGGATCCCCAGAGGAGACCTCACTGTTACAGTTTCCGTGGCCTCCATGGGCAGAGTCTccaggctctgtggctttgaTTCCGTAACGAGCTTCCCGAGGTGTGGGCTGCTCTGGTTCTTAGGATCTGCCGTTTGACTGCTGGGGAGCATTGCCACGGATGATGCCATTACCGACGTCCAGGCTGAAGTCACAGGAGTGTCCCTTGCCTTGGGCAGGACCAGGGTAGAAGATGAAGGTGGGAGGATTGTCTGTGAGACAGACGGCGAGACAGGGGCGGATGCTGTCAGGGATACTAGTGAGGGTGGTGGCGAGGAAGACAAAGGTGTGGGCACATCAGGGGCGGACTGCAGTGGGTGAGTGGAGGCCCTGGTCGATGGCAAGGTTGACGAGAACAACCGGTAGGACTGTGACACTGAGGGCTGGGGCAAGGGAGGCCCTGACGAAGAGGACGATGATGTATCGCCAACGGATTCAGCATCGGTGTCCAGAAGAACCAGAGTGGTCAGCATACTAACGGCGGGTGTGCGGGATGGAGGGCTGGCCGTGCGCAGAACTAGTGCCTCAGTGGAAGACTGAGCGTATTCCCCATCGTGGGAGGAGACGTTGCTTCGCTCTGCCTGAGcctgagaagaggaagaagagtctGAATGCAAAGAGCTTGAGATCTTAACAGAAGAGGTGGAACTCTCCCTTACGTCCAAGGATGAACTGTGGTCCGCAATGGACAGCAGTGCCCGTTCCCCTTTGGTGAAAGGAGATGAAACGTAGGTGTGGTCTGTGTAGTCACTGGACGTCCCGTGTTCAGGGTGTGTGCCACTCACTGCATCGTAGCTCATTCCAGTGACTGCAAAGGGAAAAACCAAAGTGAGGTCAACTAAACAGACATCTGTGAACCTGCACTATGAGACAGACCTTCAGTGTCCCACCCATGAACGCCTGGGAACTGACACACTTTCTCTGGATAGAGACAGTACGGGGAGGCAGGCAGGGTTTGAGTCTGCAGTGAGCAGACCTGCCCTCCTGTGAGGAGCACAGCGGCAGCAGGGGAAATGGTCATGAAAGAGAAGCGGGGCCAGGGGCCAAAGAATAGGGAACAGGTCCAAATTCCTTCCACAGGCCTTTTTTGATGAAAGCAAATTAGTATCTGAAAAGCTCTTAAGACCCCAAATAGAACAATTGTTATGCCTAAGTGGAAAAAGGAAAACCCTCCCAACTTTccattctgtaaaatgagatatttCTTTTCCAGGAGACTGGCCTAAGCCACAACATGGCCAGGTTTCTTTATTGCAAGCATCCTGGCAGACAGCACCGCAAATGCCCGCGGCAagtgctggggaggtgggggaaccCGGAAAGTCCTCTTCACAGGGAGCCGGTAAGGCACTTTCTGGGTTGACAGCGAACTCGATCACTCTAGGATCACGAGCAAATTGACACCTGAGCTGAGGGAACGCGGCAAGAGATCCTGCCCATTACCTCCGAGCACTCGCGAGGCTGCCAGTGAACCCGAGACCGCGTGGGCATCCCAGGTCGCCGTCACGTTCCCCCGCTGGGTGGGGCGCTCCGCGTCTCTGGGCGTTGCCGCTGAGCGCTCCACATCCCCAGGAGTCGTGCTGCCGTTGGTGAGAGATCGCAGCGTGCGCTCCCCGACTCCAGTGAAAGTAGCCCAGGTGTGCGGGCTGTGAGCGCGGGCTCCGGGCGCCCCCTCCTCCACTTCGGAGCTGACGGCCAGCTCAGGACTGTCTTCGGTGGCTGCGAGAGGGCCAAAAAGGGGAGGGCCGGTCACTCCGGGGGGTAGAGCTGGGCTGTGTCAGCCAGACGCTTCCCTAGGCTTTCTCAGTGTTTTTATTTGAAACTGACAAGGTGAAAAGCCAAACTGTGTGCTGTTCTTGCAAAGGCACCAGTGACTGAAACCTCAGGAAGCAGTGCGGGGGGTCAGTGTTGCTGTTCAGGTGGCTTGGATTTATGGGAAGGTTTATTACTTAGTGAACAGGATTGATACGGTATTTCTGCTCGGTGATACATAATAAATAGTGTTTATGTCAGGGAAattggtggtggcagtgggagaGGTGAACAGTGGGCAAAAGACTAACAACCCTGCTGGGGCTTTAGACCCGACAAGGCCTGGGAGGGAGGCCAGTATCACCTGGAAGGTTTTTACCTCCTGGTAGGACCAGCGATACACGATCAACACAGAGCCTGTTGTTCTATACTGTCTGTCATTCTATAGTGTAGTTCTTCACCCTAGCACATCAGTGAGaaatggcattgtggtcagaggtTACGTGTGggcttggttgtttttttgtaaCGTATAAGTTTTATTTCCTTGGTAGGGATAAAACAGGGACAGGTGACACATGAATAAGtatccttttcctcctttcttgggTATATGTTTTATGCTATAAACTTAAAGAATCTTAGATTATTATATTATCAAATAAATCCTTCTTTTCAGAAATGATGGAAATGAGGTCCAATTCTTCTTGGCGTACATATCTGGATCTAATGAGACAAACAGGCTCTTTTCTGATTCTTATTCTTATTCCCAGACCAGTCTAGCCCTTGACACCCCATGGACCAACCTTGGTGGAAAATGGATACAAAGCTGAGTGTAGGTTCTCTTCATGATAGGTTTGCATTAACTGACAGACAGGAATGGGGACAGGGACACACAGTGACCTGGGGCAGCACTGAGAAAGCCAGGACCCAGTCACAGATGTGATCTGACCCAGGCAGCAGGACTTAAAAGACCCACAGAAAGTCCACCAGGAGAGGCTGGAGAGTTGAGTGTACTCGAGCACAATCTCCCTGGCAAAGAGGACAGGGCTGGGACGGACGATGATGGTCGAGGCTCTGTTACACAAGACTTAGGCCAACAACCCTGTCAGGCTGACAGACTTAACACAAGTCATGCCCTGAAACAGAGGGGCTGCATCTGAACCCAGAAAAAGGAACGAACCAAGAACTCTGAAAGCTGGATGGCAGAATCGCTCAGCTGTGGGCtcttcagaggaaaagggagaaagcaTTATGTTAACCCAGAGCAAGAGGGCTTCAGGAATGAGGCTGTTCCTTATCTGGTGCTTTAGAACCGAACCCCAAGGTCCACTCACACTGAGATCACATTTTCCACACCAATCAACTGCGCCCTCACTGCAGAGTGCAGGGTACTGAAGAGGGAAAGGCTATGGGACATGAGCTCCTGGTCTGGGATGGCAAAAATTCGGAGCGCCACAGGGGTAGGGCGGAAAGGATTCCTTGTGTTTAGGAGACAGAGTGTGTGTTTTCCATTCACAGACATAAAAGAGCAAACAGCCTCCACCCACACATGTGGTATTCTTTACGATACAGCGTACGCTTTTCCACGTCACATCAGTAGtgataaatgttaattttcctaATCAATTAGGGTACTCATAGGGGGGGAAAGAGCTGCTATTATGAGTGGTGGAGAGGTAAGAATTTAGATCTATTATAAGCTTAAATGATAAGTTACTGCATTTTTGCTTTAGTCAGCATATAATTTACACTGATAAGGCTGTtgagaattgtttttaaatattttccaaaaacattattaaaaaggatcatcaaaggaaaagttttcgggcttccctggtggcacagtggttgggagtccgcctgccaatgcaggggatgtgcgggtttgtgccccagtccgggaagatcccacgtgcagcagagcggctgggcccgtgagccatggccgctgagcctgcgcgtccggagcctgtgctccgcgacgggagaggccacggcagtgagaggcccgtgtaccgcaaaaaaaaaaaaaaaaaaaaggaaaagttttctcaATTGAtagattggacttcatcaaaattaaaaaatttgtgcTGCAGATGCCAAcatcaaggaagtgaaaagacaacccgcgGAACGGGAGAAAATGTCTGCACATCGCATCTCTGATAAAGGACGCGTATCCAGAATGTGCAAACAACTCTTACAGTGCaattaaagaaagacaaataacccagtttaaaAGCCgtcaaaagatctgaacagacttttccaaagaagatatacaaatggtcaatgagcccatgaaaagatgctcagcatcattagtcagcTGGGAAAACTGCAAACCAACACCCcttgagacaccacttcacacccactaagacGGCTAGAATCAAAAGAGCTGGACAATAACAAGTGGTGGTAAAggtgtgaagaaactggaaccctcgtactttgctggtgggaatataaaacgGTGCAGTCACTCTGGAAAGCAGTGTGGCAGCTCCTCAAAGGTCAGAAATAGAGCCACCATATAACCTGGCAATTCCAAGagcacacaaaaacttgtacctgAATGTTCACAACagtactattcataatagccagaggGTGGGAACAACCCACCCATCCAATAATGGATAAAAGCACaatcaaaatgtggtccatccatgtGATGGAATAGTATCTGGCTATACAAAGGAACGAAGCACTGACATGctgcaacgtggatgaaccttgaaaacacgatgctaagtgaaaaatacaaaaggccacatacgGTACGATTCCACGTATAAGAAATGTCTAGAAGAGGCAAGTccacagagacaaaaagtaaattagtggATGTCAGAGGCTGGGAATAGCAGAGCATGGGGAGAGACTGCTGATGAGCTCAGAgcttttttggggtgatgaaaatgttctggcaTTACATAGTTGTGATGGTGGCCCAACTTAGTGAATATACTGAAACCCACTGAACTGTccactttaagtgggtgaattgtatagaatgtgaattatatctcaataaagctgcttaaaAGGCAGTGAAAGAATTTCTCTCCATGAAAGCCCAGACCTGGGGTGAACAACCACTCATGAGAAGCTGATACTTTCACCTTCCAGAAGCTGTGTGACTGCGGCAGGCATGGGGGTAtggcggcggcgggggggggggggagggggggcgctATATGGGGTGGAAGGACACGGCAGAGAAGTCCCCGAGCTGTGCGTGGGAGGGGCACGTGGCAACAGCAACATCTTGGAGATAGAACAGAAAAACTGGGGGATATACAGGGATATCGGTATCAACCAGCTAGAAGGATGGCCTGGGAATAATGAGGGGCCCACGGAGCTATTTCATTAATGCGGCAGAAGATCGCAGCCCAGGCACCCCTCCACCGTCCGCGGGGTGCGGTTCCGTGAACGGAGACTCACTGGAGCGCTCCCCGCGTGGTGCCGAGGAACCCAGGCTTTCTGAGGAGGATGAAGACAAGGACTCGGTGGCCGGTTCGGAATAGCTCCTCTCACCAGGCGCTGGGTCACTTCCTCGAGACTGTGGGGCGGAGGCTGAAAACCGGGTCAAAACCGAAGCGTTCACAACCTCAGGATGGGAAGTGGAGCTTCCGGTCGCATCTGCGAATGGCTCGCTGTCGGTCAAGAACCAGCGAGCAGTGCTCTCTCCACCTCTTGCCAGCGTGACTGACAGAGACACAGTCGCTGTCTGAGACACGGAGCTGCCACTCCCCACACCAGAGCTGCTGGCGAGTTGGTGTCCTCTGGAGGCTGAAAGGTGTCAGAGAGAAAAGGCCATCACATGGATGGATGCAAGAGAGATCCCTCCACAGCCGAGACGCGAGTCTTCCCTAGGAGAAGGTGCCCTTTGCAAGGACCTTGTATAGTATTTACTATACGTGTAACCTGACGTGCATTTTCAGgttctaaataattatttcaaaactcTTCAGTGTCAGTAAGAGAtcaatactaaaaataaaaactggtgaAGACGGGAGCTTTTAAACAGTATGTGCAAAGCAGAGTAACTTATAGGCCTGAGTGTTTTATTCTCTTTCCCCCAAAACATGGGGTGTTATGAGCCAGTGAGTATGCTGTTATGTCCATCAAATACAATGTGCCCCAATACTGTGCTTAGAGCATTTTTCTAAGACAGTTCTATtattaataaaactaattttggggacttccctggtggtccagcagttaagactccgtgcttccagcgcagggggcctgggttccatccctggtcagggaactagatcccacaagccgcaactagaaagatcctgcacaccacaacgaagatctcacatgctgcaactaagacccagtgcagccaaataactaaatagatttatattttaaaaaagattattctAATTTTGAAGTATAGCAAACAAAAAATCAACTATAGGGGGTACACTAAAAGCATGAATTTAGGGAGTATGTTTATATCTGCACATTTTCTTTGTAAAGATGATCTGTACAGAAGATAACTGAAGCTAGCTTTAAAGAGCGGGCCAGCTCTCAGTTTGAAGATGATGCTGCAGTGACAAGATGCACCAGCAGTGGGACCTTAAGGCGGGGGTCTCAACTCTGTGGTGAGTGAGCTAAAGACCACGCACTCACTACTTAAACCcgatgagcctcagtttcctcatctacaagaACGCAGGAGGAATGACGCCTATTTGACTAATTTCACAACATTGTCATGAGgatgaaaatcaaaatgagataatgtggTATACCAGATAAAGGAGATGGTGTTATCCAAGAACacagtggttttttttaaaaaggttgcaAATGGTCTTAAAGTGATTCCTTGAGAAAATGCAACGATTTAAAAATGtccataataaattaaataaagatcAAAGACTTACTTGGGGAATCATTTTGCCAAAATTCCCATGAGACCTTGGAGGACGTAAGGCCAACTCCATTTTCTGTGGATGGCTTAGTGAGTTCCCCATCCCCTGGGCTCCTGATTACTCCACTGTTTCTTCTCCACCCTGCCTCAGAGTGTGAAGAATGGACTGCTGCTGAAGTTGTGGTCATTTCAGAGTCCTCAGGGAAACGCTCTGTCTCATTTAGAGGTCCTGGACTGATGGCTAAAGACTGCAGCATCTTTAGGACACCGTCGGGGAACATGGTAGCAACATGGACACTCTTTGTCCCACTGACCGAGGGGCTGTGGACAGCAGTAGAGTTGTTTAAATCCTCCGTACTTCCAGAagctaaaatggaagaaaatatgctTCAAGATTAGTTGGGGTGTATCTGGATACAAATGAGTTAATTACATTTCGGTAGATGAATATCGACAAGGTGGATCTAATAGATAAACACACATAACACACTCATCCGCCCTCTCCTCACAGAGCTAAGTGGAGAAGCATGAGGTCCTTCACCGAGCACAATAAAAGCTTCAGATCAAGCTAAGAGGAAGACAGGAGAAAGCCTCTAGACatgattttcatttgtctttatagAGGAAgctaaaaacttctgctcttgcATCCCACTTTATTACTTACACAGGACAGACCATTGTAACAAGGTGCaggatttgttttcctttgtttcagcAGTGTAACCCTTTTGTTCAAATGCTATTATAGAGTAAAACCCACACatatgggctcccctggtggcacagtggttgagaatctgcctgccaatgcaggggacacgggttcgagccctggtccaggaagatcccacatgctgcggagcaactaagcccgtgcgccacaactactgagcctgcgctctagagcccgcgagccacaactactgagcccgcatgccatgactactgaagcctgcgtgcctagagcccgtgttctgcaacaaaagaagccaccgcaatgagaaggctgcacactgcaacgaagagtagcccccgctcgttgcaactgAGAAAGCCCACagcaagaagacccaatgcagccaaacataaataaataaaataaattttaaaaaaaaccatacataaaaatgaatcaaAGTGGGTGCCTTGCAGGGGGCCCAGTCACCACTCAGGAGGCCTAGGGCTCTGCAGACCACAGTCAGAACAATGCTGGCCTAGAAGAGTAATTCCCAGCCTTGCCACCATCAAGTGTTCTTTATTATTCCCCACCTCATGGCCATAGTAAACCTTATGTTTTGAAAGACTATGAACCGAGCTGCATTTATTAAGTAACGGAGCTTCTAATCAGC
This window harbors:
- the HEG1 gene encoding protein HEG homolog 1 isoform X1 translates to MASPPPPLLLLLLPLLLLLLPPAAPGTQGQPPSPGGAGPAGSPEPGPERELPPPSERHGPAPPGHRQTTTAPGAATRLGPSGRAPGGRSAAAVKNHWLESNTEQPHTENITFDQNQVDFSTVVAKEDVMVQTPRKSHASSDAPGNFPPQTETAATGRSDSSRRTDVTTSPVGPERAAAPTSQSSTLALGRHRLPSSSSGSEGRTAPPHTESRTSWGSPARGQGLPEEVTVHTQVAATSVLTQSSLPAVEGGEETTLPRQRNSSGLELSWLPLSRTLAHFPPSDQSASSGSTEDLNNSTAVHSPSVSGTKSVHVATMFPDGVLKMLQSLAISPGPLNETERFPEDSEMTTTSAAVHSSHSEAGWRRNSGVIRSPGDGELTKPSTENGVGLTSSKVSWEFWQNDSPTSRGHQLASSSGVGSGSSVSQTATVSLSVTLARGGESTARWFLTDSEPFADATGSSTSHPEVVNASVLTRFSASAPQSRGSDPAPGERSYSEPATESLSSSSSESLGSSAPRGERSTTEDSPELAVSSEVEEGAPGARAHSPHTWATFTGVGERTLRSLTNGSTTPGDVERSAATPRDAERPTQRGNVTATWDAHAVSGSLAASRVLGVTGMSYDAVSGTHPEHGTSSDYTDHTYVSSPFTKGERALLSIADHSSSLDVRESSTSSVKISSSLHSDSSSSSQAQAERSNVSSHDGEYAQSSTEALVLRTASPPSRTPAVSMLTTLVLLDTDAESVGDTSSSSSSGPPLPQPSVSQSYRLFSSTLPSTRASTHPLQSAPDVPTPLSSSPPPSLVSLTASAPVSPSVSQTILPPSSSTLVLPKARDTPVTSAWTSVMASSVAMLPSSQTADPKNQSSPHLGKLVTESKPQSLETLPMEATETVTVRSPLGIPSPLALTESSTEQTLPATSTSLAQTSPALVATTLQTSHPRVPSPQPPSSTASLTGGPTTVQTVAGKQLPPTSPEILVVRISTEGAVTTERNPVNRDAATGSIALTSTPTSAKEWTTGLAPTEEHSLASHFLRTSPSPQSTPVSTAKVLTSTSTTLTAQSSTQSSTAPSSPASVNSCAANPCLHDGKCVVDPTSRGYQCVCSPSWQGDDCNVDVNECLSNPCPPLAMCNNTQGSFTCRCPVGYQLEKGICNLVRTFVTEFKLKKIFLNATVEKHSDLREVENEITKTLNVCFSTLPGYTRSTAHASREPSAVVMSLQTTFSLASNVTLFDLADGMQKCVNSCRASAEVCQLLGSQRRIFRAGSLCKRKTPECDKETSICTDLDGVALCQCKSGYFQFNKMDHSCRACEDGYRLENETCMSCPFGLGGLNCGNPYQLITVVIAAAGGGLLLILGIALIVTCCRKNKNDISKLIFKSGDFQMSPYAEYPKNPRSQEWGREAIEMHENGSTKNLLQMTDVYYSPTSVRNPELERNGLYPAYTGLPGSRHSCIFPGQYNPSFISDESRRRDYF